One genomic region from Clarias gariepinus isolate MV-2021 ecotype Netherlands chromosome 22, CGAR_prim_01v2, whole genome shotgun sequence encodes:
- the LOC128510067 gene encoding cadherin-like protein 26 isoform X6: protein MRTICFLFLLAQWAKSSPGELSSQEKKNEEASENLLIRSKRRWVLSTFEIEEELPGPYPRLFTELHNDQYKTGATKFRINGQGVTENPKGVFSINEQNGELYIQKPLDREAYSILKVQFDVLDQNDKLVDKSLYFDVIVKDKNDNPPTFSPRVYEVNLPENLKEGMLPLSLTANDKDEQGTDNSRISMRIVSQYPASPKFFLESVVNMQNSLVSKLGFTGCFDYDKVKAYKILVEARDYGKPSLSSTATVNVFITDSNTHAPVFTLPKFNTQVNESENNKEILRIPVKDQDTPRTPASRAVFTILKGNEEGNYKIETDPVTNEGVLTVIKGKDYEKTTLAELEIGLENEEPLFLCIDGKPVNPVPEALKNYSTAKIAVKVIDVNDPPVFQNKIQKVYRFEEEEPGDVLYTPTVTDEDSDPANIRYELVHDPAKWMSIDPKTGKITLVKKMDRESPYVHNSTYTVIMRAIDDGEPPATGSGTVVVYVGDKNDNTPHLTANTLVMCGNKADRLRVTAEDADAFPYNGPFIFTFGEDDPKLQSLWKLEQNPGSETILISLNRLPYGNYSVPLKIADQQGVLGHDVLKVVICDCGNGDVCLGPRPRSTRLHGAAIGILLGTLLLLALIVCLSFHCKKKEFKQFACTDGSPKLMSYNEEGGISDCKSAPQLYQSQNGIYQDVNPDMTRIKEWIYPSSADHFANLRRGSGQSPNGIYQGLMPEMIKFEPRIYPNSADHLANLKRESVRGWTKNRNSTYNSTRGGFTRSFRPVSDWNMQEHIGRSMQVRPFQARF, encoded by the exons ATGAGGACAatatgctttctttttcttctggct CAGTGGGCCAAGAGTTCACCTGGTGAACTAAGCAGCCAGGAGAAGAAAAATGAAGAGGCAAGT gaGAATCTTCTTATTCGGAGCAAGAGGAGATGGGTCCTGTCGACTTTTGAAATTGAAGAGGAACTTCCTGGACCTTATCCCAGACTATTCACAGAG TTGCACAATGATCAGTACAAAACTGGAGCCACCAAATTCCGTATCAATGGCCAGGGTGTGACAGAGAATCCAAAGGGTGTGTTTTCAATTAATGAACAGAATGGGGAACTCTACATACAAAAGCCCTTAGACCGGGAAGCGTACTCCATTTTAAAA GTGCAGTTTGATGTGTTGGATCAGAATGATAAATTGGTTGACAAATCATTATATTTCGATGTGATCGTAAAGGACAAGAATGATAATCCACCAACATTTAGCCCTAGAGTTTATGAGGTTAATCTTCCAGAGAACCTAAAAGAAG GTATGCTTCCACTTTCACTGACAGCAAATGACAAAGATGAGCAAGGCACAGATAACTCTCGTATCTCAATGAGGATTGTGTCCCAGTATCCAGCCTCACCAAAATTTTTCCTGGAATCCGTTGTTAACATGCAGAACAGCTTGGTCTCAAAGCTTGGCTTTACTGGATGCTTTGATTATGAT AAAGTAAAGGCTTATAAAATCCTTGTTGAAGCTCgggattatgggaagccatcaCTTTCATCCACCGCGACTGTAAATGTCTTCATCACTGACTCCAACACACATGCACCTGTGTTCACTCTTCCAAAG TTCAATACTCAGGTTAATGAGTCAGAAAACAATAAGGAGATTTTAAGGATTCCTGTGAAAGACCAGGACACTCCCAGAACTCCAGCATCCAGAGCAGTGTTCACTATCCTGAAGGGTAATGAGGAGGGCAACTACAAGATAGAGACGGATCCAGTTACCAATGAAGGAGTGCTGACTGTCATCAAG GGAAAGGATTATGAGAAAACTACTCTAGCTGAGCTGGAAATAGGACTGGAGAATGAAGAgccattatttttatgcattgaTGGAAAGCCAGTTAATCCTGTACCAGAGGCTTTGAAAAATTACAGCACGGCTAAAATTGCTGTTAAAGTAATTGATGTGAATGACCCACCCGTGTTTCAGAATAAAATTCAGAAGGTTTACAGATTTGAGGAGGAGGAGCCGGGAGATGTGTTGTATACACCCACAGTCACAGATGAGGATTCAGATCCAGCAAACATTAG GTATGAGCTCGTACATGATCCAGCTAAGTGGATGTCTATAGACCCAAAGACAGGCAAGATTACCCTGGTAAAGAAGATGGACCGTGAGTCTCCCTATGTCCACAACAGTACCTACACTGTCATTATGCGAGCGATAGATGATG GGGAACCTCCTGCCACAGGTTCAGGCACTGTTGTGGTCTATGTTGGGGATAAGAATGATAACACACCTCATCTAACTGCTAATACTTTAGTAATGTGTGGAAACAAAGCTGACAGACTCAGAGTCACAGCAGAGGATGCAGATGCTTTTCCATATAACGGACCCTTCATCTTTACTTTTGGCGAGGATGATCCAAAGCTGCAGAGCCTGTGGAAGTTAGAACAAAACCCAG GGTCCGAGACCATATTGATTAGTCTGAATCGTCTGCCATATGGGAATTATTCAGTTCCACTGAAGATTGCTGACCAACAGGGAGTACTAGGACATGATGTCTTAAAAGTGGTCATATGTGACTGTGGGAATGGAGATGTGTGTCTGGGCCCGCGACCTCGATCGACCAGGCTCCATGGAGCAGCTATAGGGATTCTACTGGGAACACTGCTGTTGCTGGCCT TGATTGTCTGCTTAAGTTTTCACTGCAAGAAAAAGGAATTCAAGCAATTCGCGTGTACTGATGGCAGCCCAAAATTGATGTCGTACAATGAAGAAGGAGGCATTTCAGACTGCAAG TCTGCTCCACAACTCTACCAAAGCCAAAATGGAATTTATCAAGACGTGAATCCTGACATGACACGG ATTAAGGAATGGATTTATCCCAGCAGTGCTGATCATTTTGCAAACCTTAGGAGAGGAAGTGGTCAG AGCCCAAATGGCATTTATCAAGGCTTGATGCCCGAAATGATAAAG TTTGAGCCACGGATTTATCCCAACAGCGCTGATCATTTGGCAAACCTGAAGAGAGAAAGTGTTAGG GGCTGGACTAAAAACAGGAATAGTACATATAACAGCACAAGG GGTGGATTCACCAGATCCTTTAGGCCTGTGTCAGACTGGAACATGCAAGAACACATTGGAAG
- the LOC128510067 gene encoding cadherin-like protein 26 isoform X4, whose amino-acid sequence MRTICFLFLLAWAKSSPGELSSQEKKNEEENLLIRSKRRWVLSTFEIEEELPGPYPRLFTELHNDQYKTGATKFRINGQGVTENPKGVFSINEQNGELYIQKPLDREAYSILKVQFDVLDQNDKLVDKSLYFDVIVKDKNDNPPTFSPRVYEVNLPENLKEGMLPLSLTANDKDEQGTDNSRISMRIVSQYPASPKFFLESVVNMQNSLVSKLGFTGCFDYDKVKAYKILVEARDYGKPSLSSTATVNVFITDSNTHAPVFTLPKFNTQVNESENNKEILRIPVKDQDTPRTPASRAVFTILKGNEEGNYKIETDPVTNEGVLTVIKGKDYEKTTLAELEIGLENEEPLFLCIDGKPVNPVPEALKNYSTAKIAVKVIDVNDPPVFQNKIQKVYRFEEEEPGDVLYTPTVTDEDSDPANIRYELVHDPAKWMSIDPKTGKITLVKKMDRESPYVHNSTYTVIMRAIDDGEPPATGSGTVVVYVGDKNDNTPHLTANTLVMCGNKADRLRVTAEDADAFPYNGPFIFTFGEDDPKLQSLWKLEQNPGSETILISLNRLPYGNYSVPLKIADQQGVLGHDVLKVVICDCGNGDVCLGPRPRSTRLHGAAIGILLGTLLLLALIVCLSFHCKKKEFKQFACTDGSPKLMSYNEEGGISDCKSAPQLYQSQNGIYQDVNPDMTRIKEWIYPSSADHFANLRRGSGQSPNGIYQGLMPEMIKFEPRIYPNSADHLANLKRESVRGWTKNRNSTYNSTRGGFTRSFRPVSDWNMQEHIGRKLYNLSVEQQDFPECYPHDYGAEETNNEVVTLDQLSVYSTEDNLDFLQNLGPKFCTLDMICQQGLKEKNMKL is encoded by the exons ATGAGGACAatatgctttctttttcttctggct TGGGCCAAGAGTTCACCTGGTGAACTAAGCAGCCAGGAGAAGAAAAATGAAGAG gaGAATCTTCTTATTCGGAGCAAGAGGAGATGGGTCCTGTCGACTTTTGAAATTGAAGAGGAACTTCCTGGACCTTATCCCAGACTATTCACAGAG TTGCACAATGATCAGTACAAAACTGGAGCCACCAAATTCCGTATCAATGGCCAGGGTGTGACAGAGAATCCAAAGGGTGTGTTTTCAATTAATGAACAGAATGGGGAACTCTACATACAAAAGCCCTTAGACCGGGAAGCGTACTCCATTTTAAAA GTGCAGTTTGATGTGTTGGATCAGAATGATAAATTGGTTGACAAATCATTATATTTCGATGTGATCGTAAAGGACAAGAATGATAATCCACCAACATTTAGCCCTAGAGTTTATGAGGTTAATCTTCCAGAGAACCTAAAAGAAG GTATGCTTCCACTTTCACTGACAGCAAATGACAAAGATGAGCAAGGCACAGATAACTCTCGTATCTCAATGAGGATTGTGTCCCAGTATCCAGCCTCACCAAAATTTTTCCTGGAATCCGTTGTTAACATGCAGAACAGCTTGGTCTCAAAGCTTGGCTTTACTGGATGCTTTGATTATGAT AAAGTAAAGGCTTATAAAATCCTTGTTGAAGCTCgggattatgggaagccatcaCTTTCATCCACCGCGACTGTAAATGTCTTCATCACTGACTCCAACACACATGCACCTGTGTTCACTCTTCCAAAG TTCAATACTCAGGTTAATGAGTCAGAAAACAATAAGGAGATTTTAAGGATTCCTGTGAAAGACCAGGACACTCCCAGAACTCCAGCATCCAGAGCAGTGTTCACTATCCTGAAGGGTAATGAGGAGGGCAACTACAAGATAGAGACGGATCCAGTTACCAATGAAGGAGTGCTGACTGTCATCAAG GGAAAGGATTATGAGAAAACTACTCTAGCTGAGCTGGAAATAGGACTGGAGAATGAAGAgccattatttttatgcattgaTGGAAAGCCAGTTAATCCTGTACCAGAGGCTTTGAAAAATTACAGCACGGCTAAAATTGCTGTTAAAGTAATTGATGTGAATGACCCACCCGTGTTTCAGAATAAAATTCAGAAGGTTTACAGATTTGAGGAGGAGGAGCCGGGAGATGTGTTGTATACACCCACAGTCACAGATGAGGATTCAGATCCAGCAAACATTAG GTATGAGCTCGTACATGATCCAGCTAAGTGGATGTCTATAGACCCAAAGACAGGCAAGATTACCCTGGTAAAGAAGATGGACCGTGAGTCTCCCTATGTCCACAACAGTACCTACACTGTCATTATGCGAGCGATAGATGATG GGGAACCTCCTGCCACAGGTTCAGGCACTGTTGTGGTCTATGTTGGGGATAAGAATGATAACACACCTCATCTAACTGCTAATACTTTAGTAATGTGTGGAAACAAAGCTGACAGACTCAGAGTCACAGCAGAGGATGCAGATGCTTTTCCATATAACGGACCCTTCATCTTTACTTTTGGCGAGGATGATCCAAAGCTGCAGAGCCTGTGGAAGTTAGAACAAAACCCAG GGTCCGAGACCATATTGATTAGTCTGAATCGTCTGCCATATGGGAATTATTCAGTTCCACTGAAGATTGCTGACCAACAGGGAGTACTAGGACATGATGTCTTAAAAGTGGTCATATGTGACTGTGGGAATGGAGATGTGTGTCTGGGCCCGCGACCTCGATCGACCAGGCTCCATGGAGCAGCTATAGGGATTCTACTGGGAACACTGCTGTTGCTGGCCT TGATTGTCTGCTTAAGTTTTCACTGCAAGAAAAAGGAATTCAAGCAATTCGCGTGTACTGATGGCAGCCCAAAATTGATGTCGTACAATGAAGAAGGAGGCATTTCAGACTGCAAG TCTGCTCCACAACTCTACCAAAGCCAAAATGGAATTTATCAAGACGTGAATCCTGACATGACACGG ATTAAGGAATGGATTTATCCCAGCAGTGCTGATCATTTTGCAAACCTTAGGAGAGGAAGTGGTCAG AGCCCAAATGGCATTTATCAAGGCTTGATGCCCGAAATGATAAAG TTTGAGCCACGGATTTATCCCAACAGCGCTGATCATTTGGCAAACCTGAAGAGAGAAAGTGTTAGG GGCTGGACTAAAAACAGGAATAGTACATATAACAGCACAAGG GGTGGATTCACCAGATCCTTTAGGCCTGTGTCAGACTGGAACATGCAAGAACACATTGGAAG
- the LOC128510067 gene encoding cadherin-like protein 26 isoform X2 produces MRTICFLFLLAWAKSSPGELSSQEKKNEEASENLLIRSKRRWVLSTFEIEEELPGPYPRLFTELHNDQYKTGATKFRINGQGVTENPKGVFSINEQNGELYIQKPLDREAYSILKVQFDVLDQNDKLVDKSLYFDVIVKDKNDNPPTFSPRVYEVNLPENLKEGMLPLSLTANDKDEQGTDNSRISMRIVSQYPASPKFFLESVVNMQNSLVSKLGFTGCFDYDKVKAYKILVEARDYGKPSLSSTATVNVFITDSNTHAPVFTLPKFNTQVNESENNKEILRIPVKDQDTPRTPASRAVFTILKGNEEGNYKIETDPVTNEGVLTVIKGKDYEKTTLAELEIGLENEEPLFLCIDGKPVNPVPEALKNYSTAKIAVKVIDVNDPPVFQNKIQKVYRFEEEEPGDVLYTPTVTDEDSDPANIRYELVHDPAKWMSIDPKTGKITLVKKMDRESPYVHNSTYTVIMRAIDDGEPPATGSGTVVVYVGDKNDNTPHLTANTLVMCGNKADRLRVTAEDADAFPYNGPFIFTFGEDDPKLQSLWKLEQNPGSETILISLNRLPYGNYSVPLKIADQQGVLGHDVLKVVICDCGNGDVCLGPRPRSTRLHGAAIGILLGTLLLLALIVCLSFHCKKKEFKQFACTDGSPKLMSYNEEGGISDCKSAPQLYQSQNGIYQDVNPDMTRIKEWIYPSSADHFANLRRGSGQSPNGIYQGLMPEMIKFEPRIYPNSADHLANLKRESVRGWTKNRNSTYNSTRGGFTRSFRPVSDWNMQEHIGRKLYNLSVEQQDFPECYPHDYGAEETNNEVVTLDQLSVYSTEDNLDFLQNLGPKFCTLDMICQQGLKEKNMKL; encoded by the exons ATGAGGACAatatgctttctttttcttctggct TGGGCCAAGAGTTCACCTGGTGAACTAAGCAGCCAGGAGAAGAAAAATGAAGAGGCAAGT gaGAATCTTCTTATTCGGAGCAAGAGGAGATGGGTCCTGTCGACTTTTGAAATTGAAGAGGAACTTCCTGGACCTTATCCCAGACTATTCACAGAG TTGCACAATGATCAGTACAAAACTGGAGCCACCAAATTCCGTATCAATGGCCAGGGTGTGACAGAGAATCCAAAGGGTGTGTTTTCAATTAATGAACAGAATGGGGAACTCTACATACAAAAGCCCTTAGACCGGGAAGCGTACTCCATTTTAAAA GTGCAGTTTGATGTGTTGGATCAGAATGATAAATTGGTTGACAAATCATTATATTTCGATGTGATCGTAAAGGACAAGAATGATAATCCACCAACATTTAGCCCTAGAGTTTATGAGGTTAATCTTCCAGAGAACCTAAAAGAAG GTATGCTTCCACTTTCACTGACAGCAAATGACAAAGATGAGCAAGGCACAGATAACTCTCGTATCTCAATGAGGATTGTGTCCCAGTATCCAGCCTCACCAAAATTTTTCCTGGAATCCGTTGTTAACATGCAGAACAGCTTGGTCTCAAAGCTTGGCTTTACTGGATGCTTTGATTATGAT AAAGTAAAGGCTTATAAAATCCTTGTTGAAGCTCgggattatgggaagccatcaCTTTCATCCACCGCGACTGTAAATGTCTTCATCACTGACTCCAACACACATGCACCTGTGTTCACTCTTCCAAAG TTCAATACTCAGGTTAATGAGTCAGAAAACAATAAGGAGATTTTAAGGATTCCTGTGAAAGACCAGGACACTCCCAGAACTCCAGCATCCAGAGCAGTGTTCACTATCCTGAAGGGTAATGAGGAGGGCAACTACAAGATAGAGACGGATCCAGTTACCAATGAAGGAGTGCTGACTGTCATCAAG GGAAAGGATTATGAGAAAACTACTCTAGCTGAGCTGGAAATAGGACTGGAGAATGAAGAgccattatttttatgcattgaTGGAAAGCCAGTTAATCCTGTACCAGAGGCTTTGAAAAATTACAGCACGGCTAAAATTGCTGTTAAAGTAATTGATGTGAATGACCCACCCGTGTTTCAGAATAAAATTCAGAAGGTTTACAGATTTGAGGAGGAGGAGCCGGGAGATGTGTTGTATACACCCACAGTCACAGATGAGGATTCAGATCCAGCAAACATTAG GTATGAGCTCGTACATGATCCAGCTAAGTGGATGTCTATAGACCCAAAGACAGGCAAGATTACCCTGGTAAAGAAGATGGACCGTGAGTCTCCCTATGTCCACAACAGTACCTACACTGTCATTATGCGAGCGATAGATGATG GGGAACCTCCTGCCACAGGTTCAGGCACTGTTGTGGTCTATGTTGGGGATAAGAATGATAACACACCTCATCTAACTGCTAATACTTTAGTAATGTGTGGAAACAAAGCTGACAGACTCAGAGTCACAGCAGAGGATGCAGATGCTTTTCCATATAACGGACCCTTCATCTTTACTTTTGGCGAGGATGATCCAAAGCTGCAGAGCCTGTGGAAGTTAGAACAAAACCCAG GGTCCGAGACCATATTGATTAGTCTGAATCGTCTGCCATATGGGAATTATTCAGTTCCACTGAAGATTGCTGACCAACAGGGAGTACTAGGACATGATGTCTTAAAAGTGGTCATATGTGACTGTGGGAATGGAGATGTGTGTCTGGGCCCGCGACCTCGATCGACCAGGCTCCATGGAGCAGCTATAGGGATTCTACTGGGAACACTGCTGTTGCTGGCCT TGATTGTCTGCTTAAGTTTTCACTGCAAGAAAAAGGAATTCAAGCAATTCGCGTGTACTGATGGCAGCCCAAAATTGATGTCGTACAATGAAGAAGGAGGCATTTCAGACTGCAAG TCTGCTCCACAACTCTACCAAAGCCAAAATGGAATTTATCAAGACGTGAATCCTGACATGACACGG ATTAAGGAATGGATTTATCCCAGCAGTGCTGATCATTTTGCAAACCTTAGGAGAGGAAGTGGTCAG AGCCCAAATGGCATTTATCAAGGCTTGATGCCCGAAATGATAAAG TTTGAGCCACGGATTTATCCCAACAGCGCTGATCATTTGGCAAACCTGAAGAGAGAAAGTGTTAGG GGCTGGACTAAAAACAGGAATAGTACATATAACAGCACAAGG GGTGGATTCACCAGATCCTTTAGGCCTGTGTCAGACTGGAACATGCAAGAACACATTGGAAG
- the LOC128510067 gene encoding cadherin-like protein 26 isoform X3, translating to MRTICFLFLLAQWAKSSPGELSSQEKKNEEENLLIRSKRRWVLSTFEIEEELPGPYPRLFTELHNDQYKTGATKFRINGQGVTENPKGVFSINEQNGELYIQKPLDREAYSILKVQFDVLDQNDKLVDKSLYFDVIVKDKNDNPPTFSPRVYEVNLPENLKEGMLPLSLTANDKDEQGTDNSRISMRIVSQYPASPKFFLESVVNMQNSLVSKLGFTGCFDYDKVKAYKILVEARDYGKPSLSSTATVNVFITDSNTHAPVFTLPKFNTQVNESENNKEILRIPVKDQDTPRTPASRAVFTILKGNEEGNYKIETDPVTNEGVLTVIKGKDYEKTTLAELEIGLENEEPLFLCIDGKPVNPVPEALKNYSTAKIAVKVIDVNDPPVFQNKIQKVYRFEEEEPGDVLYTPTVTDEDSDPANIRYELVHDPAKWMSIDPKTGKITLVKKMDRESPYVHNSTYTVIMRAIDDGEPPATGSGTVVVYVGDKNDNTPHLTANTLVMCGNKADRLRVTAEDADAFPYNGPFIFTFGEDDPKLQSLWKLEQNPGSETILISLNRLPYGNYSVPLKIADQQGVLGHDVLKVVICDCGNGDVCLGPRPRSTRLHGAAIGILLGTLLLLALIVCLSFHCKKKEFKQFACTDGSPKLMSYNEEGGISDCKSAPQLYQSQNGIYQDVNPDMTRIKEWIYPSSADHFANLRRGSGQSPNGIYQGLMPEMIKFEPRIYPNSADHLANLKRESVRGWTKNRNSTYNSTRGGFTRSFRPVSDWNMQEHIGRKLYNLSVEQQDFPECYPHDYGAEETNNEVVTLDQLSVYSTEDNLDFLQNLGPKFCTLDMICQQGLKEKNMKL from the exons ATGAGGACAatatgctttctttttcttctggct CAGTGGGCCAAGAGTTCACCTGGTGAACTAAGCAGCCAGGAGAAGAAAAATGAAGAG gaGAATCTTCTTATTCGGAGCAAGAGGAGATGGGTCCTGTCGACTTTTGAAATTGAAGAGGAACTTCCTGGACCTTATCCCAGACTATTCACAGAG TTGCACAATGATCAGTACAAAACTGGAGCCACCAAATTCCGTATCAATGGCCAGGGTGTGACAGAGAATCCAAAGGGTGTGTTTTCAATTAATGAACAGAATGGGGAACTCTACATACAAAAGCCCTTAGACCGGGAAGCGTACTCCATTTTAAAA GTGCAGTTTGATGTGTTGGATCAGAATGATAAATTGGTTGACAAATCATTATATTTCGATGTGATCGTAAAGGACAAGAATGATAATCCACCAACATTTAGCCCTAGAGTTTATGAGGTTAATCTTCCAGAGAACCTAAAAGAAG GTATGCTTCCACTTTCACTGACAGCAAATGACAAAGATGAGCAAGGCACAGATAACTCTCGTATCTCAATGAGGATTGTGTCCCAGTATCCAGCCTCACCAAAATTTTTCCTGGAATCCGTTGTTAACATGCAGAACAGCTTGGTCTCAAAGCTTGGCTTTACTGGATGCTTTGATTATGAT AAAGTAAAGGCTTATAAAATCCTTGTTGAAGCTCgggattatgggaagccatcaCTTTCATCCACCGCGACTGTAAATGTCTTCATCACTGACTCCAACACACATGCACCTGTGTTCACTCTTCCAAAG TTCAATACTCAGGTTAATGAGTCAGAAAACAATAAGGAGATTTTAAGGATTCCTGTGAAAGACCAGGACACTCCCAGAACTCCAGCATCCAGAGCAGTGTTCACTATCCTGAAGGGTAATGAGGAGGGCAACTACAAGATAGAGACGGATCCAGTTACCAATGAAGGAGTGCTGACTGTCATCAAG GGAAAGGATTATGAGAAAACTACTCTAGCTGAGCTGGAAATAGGACTGGAGAATGAAGAgccattatttttatgcattgaTGGAAAGCCAGTTAATCCTGTACCAGAGGCTTTGAAAAATTACAGCACGGCTAAAATTGCTGTTAAAGTAATTGATGTGAATGACCCACCCGTGTTTCAGAATAAAATTCAGAAGGTTTACAGATTTGAGGAGGAGGAGCCGGGAGATGTGTTGTATACACCCACAGTCACAGATGAGGATTCAGATCCAGCAAACATTAG GTATGAGCTCGTACATGATCCAGCTAAGTGGATGTCTATAGACCCAAAGACAGGCAAGATTACCCTGGTAAAGAAGATGGACCGTGAGTCTCCCTATGTCCACAACAGTACCTACACTGTCATTATGCGAGCGATAGATGATG GGGAACCTCCTGCCACAGGTTCAGGCACTGTTGTGGTCTATGTTGGGGATAAGAATGATAACACACCTCATCTAACTGCTAATACTTTAGTAATGTGTGGAAACAAAGCTGACAGACTCAGAGTCACAGCAGAGGATGCAGATGCTTTTCCATATAACGGACCCTTCATCTTTACTTTTGGCGAGGATGATCCAAAGCTGCAGAGCCTGTGGAAGTTAGAACAAAACCCAG GGTCCGAGACCATATTGATTAGTCTGAATCGTCTGCCATATGGGAATTATTCAGTTCCACTGAAGATTGCTGACCAACAGGGAGTACTAGGACATGATGTCTTAAAAGTGGTCATATGTGACTGTGGGAATGGAGATGTGTGTCTGGGCCCGCGACCTCGATCGACCAGGCTCCATGGAGCAGCTATAGGGATTCTACTGGGAACACTGCTGTTGCTGGCCT TGATTGTCTGCTTAAGTTTTCACTGCAAGAAAAAGGAATTCAAGCAATTCGCGTGTACTGATGGCAGCCCAAAATTGATGTCGTACAATGAAGAAGGAGGCATTTCAGACTGCAAG TCTGCTCCACAACTCTACCAAAGCCAAAATGGAATTTATCAAGACGTGAATCCTGACATGACACGG ATTAAGGAATGGATTTATCCCAGCAGTGCTGATCATTTTGCAAACCTTAGGAGAGGAAGTGGTCAG AGCCCAAATGGCATTTATCAAGGCTTGATGCCCGAAATGATAAAG TTTGAGCCACGGATTTATCCCAACAGCGCTGATCATTTGGCAAACCTGAAGAGAGAAAGTGTTAGG GGCTGGACTAAAAACAGGAATAGTACATATAACAGCACAAGG GGTGGATTCACCAGATCCTTTAGGCCTGTGTCAGACTGGAACATGCAAGAACACATTGGAAG